A stretch of DNA from Paenibacillus sp. FSL W8-0186:
CCGAATAAATGGAATGCGCTGGACCAGCTACACGAGTAAAACCAGTAGAAATGTTAATAATTCGTCCACCGTTCCGTATAAACGGGCTAGCTGCTTGAGTAAGAAAATATGGAGCTTTAAGATTAACATTAATGACATCTTCAAACGTTTCAATTGACGTTTCTTCAAAAGGAATGGACGGTGCAATACCTGCGTTATTGATTAAGATGTCCAATTGCACAGATCCAATTTCCGAACGAACAGCATCTTCAAATGCAGCCCAAAGCTTTTTTACACCGGAAATGCCAGTGGTTAATTCTGCTTCCAATGCCACAGCCTTTGAACCCAGCGCCTTAATCTCTTCAACAACCTTTAAAGCAGCATCCCTATTACTGGCGTAATGAATGCCTATAAATTCCGCTCCGCCTGCAGCTAATTTTTTGGCTATTTCAGCCCCCATCCCACGGCTTGCCCCTGTAATCAAAGCAACCTCACCACTGAATCTTCCTTCATTTGTCGACATATGATCTACTCCTTATAAGAGAATTTTAATGATATTCTGGCAATAATTTCACCAGCACGGATTTAAAGTTACTTGGCTGGCGGCACCCTCATAATGTAAATAAATATTCACTTAGCCCATAAACGATTTCTACATAAAATGGACCCCCTTAATGATTTTTGAATAAAAAAGAATGAAAAAAACGCTTAGTACGTTCTAGATGTCTGCGAAAGTAAATATCATAACGATCGTTATGTTAAATGATATTATATAAATTGGTTCAAATTGTCAATACCATACCGATCATTATTTTATGTTGTGTTATACATTTCTGTGCACACTGTCATTCGTTCCATAGCAAGAGCTCCAGGCGGCGACACGTTAGGATGATGCAGCGCACTCTGGCGAGATAGGCCCTCAGCGCAGGTCAGGTATGGCGCCTGATACGTAATACCAGATCCAGACGGCCAAGTATTTTGCTAATCGTGCGCTGAGGCAGGTACTAGACCGATGGATTGGCAGCATTCTGTAACGTATGTTATGATAACGTGAAGTATGAAATGAAAATTGGGATAAGAACCGTTTTAATATCGAACGTTATATAAAAGTTGAGGTGATCTGACTGATGGGACGTAACCGTGAATTCGATGTGGATCAGGCATTGGACGCAGCACTTTGCGTGTTTTGGCGCAAAGGCTACGAGGGCGCGTCGTACACTGACCTGACGCAGGCCACGGGTGTCGAACGCCCCGCGCTCTACTCGGCGTTTGGGAACAAGGAGGCGTTGTTCCTCCGAGTTATTGAACGCTATTACGAGCGCTATCATGATTTCTTCCTGGCGGCGCTGGAGCTGCCGACCTCGCGTGAGGTGGTCGCACACATTTTTCGCGGTTCGGCCGAATTGCAGACTCGTTACCCGGATCACAAGGGGTGTCTATATGTCCACGGTGGCTTGGCTGGCTCGGATGATGCCGAACCTATTCGACGTGCACTGATCGATGCGCGTGCGAAAGGCGAGGCTTCGCTGCGTGATCGTTTCGAGCGGGCAAAGCAGGAGGGAGATCTGCCGGAGACCGCGAACTGTGCTGTGCTAGCTGCATTCGTGATGGCCGTGCTCCACGGTATGGCCGTTCAAGCCAAGGCCGGCTTCAGTCGCAATATGCTAGAGGCTGTTGCTGAGCAGGCTCTCTCCTCTTGGCCTACCAGCAATTCGTCCTCCAGAAAGTCATCCTAATACGGACTAGAAACCATTCACTAGCTTAGCAAGGAAATACGAAAAGGCTCCCGGTAAGGGAAGCCTTTTTGTTTTGCTGGGGCCGCCTCATTCTAACCCCATCGCTCCAAAATTTTTTCAATATAACGCATCACTTCCGTAGACATCCCGTACTCGAGGTGACTGACCATCCTCCAGAGCAATGTATTCCCAATACTTATCACCAAGTTGTTCTCGCCATTAAATAACAATGAAGCATACTGTCCTACAGTATACAATCTTAACTCCCGCCCTTTCACGGTTCTGCTTTCTTCCGCCTCGCTCTCTGCCAGAGGTAAAGTGCTCCTACGGCGAGAATTCCGCCCAAGATCACCATTGTAAATAATATAAAAAGGTTGCCAGTACCTTCATAACGCTCAGAATACGTTAACAGACGCAGATCGTTCTGCGCGACCATAAATCTCGATATCTCTAAGTAACCAAGATGAAATCCTATAGATGCCCACAGAGAATCTGTAACACTGCGTAACAGTTGCAGTACTGTTCCGAAGGCAAGCAACAGAATGACATAGTCTGTATTGATCACAACTCCAGGTTCCATGCCAATAAGCTGCTGTAATAAATTTACCGTCACTGGGACAGACACGAACAGCAGGAGTTGTCCTACATAAGCCAAGAAAGCAGGGAGTTTTGCCCGCAAGCCACTATAGACCAAGCCGCGCATAGTCAATTCCTCAGGTAGTGCTTCGTATAGAAAAGCAAAGCATACATTAACAAAAATGCTGAAAAATAGCTGCAACGAGAAATGCCACTCCACAATGTCAATCCATTTCAACTGACTAGCTGCAATAAAACCACAAACTACCAACAATAAAGGAAGCACCGCTCCACCCACCAAATGGAACATACCGGCTCCGGACAGTGGTATCAACCTTAGCTGAATGCGGTAGCGTCTTTGTATCCAGAATACCAAAGAAACAACTATTATTGAGACGACTAAACCTCGGGTTATTTGTGAAACCCAAATTGGGCCGCCCGCTTGTTCTATCTGTTGTCCTATCAAGGTCGCTGTAAAGAGTCCAATTACCATAGACGCCCAGCCTAGAAATACGACGGTTAGCCCTTTACTATAATGTACGTCCTTCTCGAATTCCCTGTTCATCCATTTTTTCATTTGTGATCCCCCCTACACTCTGACTATAAACCCTCCAGTATAGGTCAGTGTCAAGTCATGAATGAGAGATTCTTAAACAAGTATTTGTATTCGCTTTGCTGCAATTGTTGGAGGAAAACGATAATGATACACTGGATTCACTGATGCTGGTTTATTTTTCTAGGAAAGTGGGATGACGATATAAAAAAAATATTATCTTTCATGGATTGGGGTATATTCGCTCTTCGTTTATACCATTATATTTTGCTATTGTTCCGGGTTCTGGCAGGAAGTGAGTTTTCGACCCGAACGTTATTTAACGTAATCTGGCTGAGCATAGCCCTTGTCGTCCCTTTGCTGTTCTGGTTTCCTGGGCGCCGGATGAACAAAGTCTGGTTTTGCATATTGGAGTTGTTGCTTGGCGGTTCTTATTATGTGAATTCTGTCATTCATCCGGATCTGACTTCAAAAGCTGACTACTTATTGCCGAGTCTTACAATGGGGTACTTATTGACTAAGCAAACGCTCTGGATCATTCCCGCAGTTACTTTAATTCCTTTTACCTTTCAGTCTTATTTAAGATTATCTTGGGAACAAACCATTAGTATCGGAACAGACAATCTGTTATTCTGCTTCATCGGCATCTGGGCTAGCTTCGTAGCCAATGCGTATTATCAGAAAAATGAACTGGTTGCCGAAGTGGAACAGCAAAACAAACTGTTAACCCACTACGCAGCTGAGATTGAGAAGATGACTTTGCTTGAAGAACGCAACCGCATGTCCAAGGAGCTTCATGATACGCTGGGTCATTCCTTTATCTCACTCATCCTGAGCCTTGATGCTTCTATTGCCCTTATGGATAGCAAACCTGCCGAGGCCAAAGACCGGTTAATTCGCTTAAGGGCTTTGGCTGAGACAAATCTGGACGATATGAGAAACATTGTACACGAGATGGGAGAAGAAGAGGAATCCAGTCTGATCCGACAGGTTGAATCCCTTGCGGTCCGTTTCCGGGAGCACACGGGTACAGCCCTGACTTTGAGTCTGCCGGAGACAGAGCGGTCCATACGTTTTGAAGTACGGCAAGCGGTCCTACGGGTCATACAGGAGTCTTTTACAAATGCACTAAAACACGGAAAAGCATCTCAACTGCATCTGGAGCTTACATTTTTCGAGAGCCACCTGCAATTGACCGTTCAAAATAACGGCACACCGATCGACAAGCTCCATTATGGTTTCGGCTTGACCACGATGAAACATCGGGTTGAGCGGTTGGGAGGCAGCCTGCACCTATCATCCGGGAAGGGAATTCCGATGATTACCAAGGTTAGATGCGAAATCCCGTTGAAAGGAGTGATGCCGCATGGTGAAGATTAAGGTGCTGCTTGCGGATGATCAAGAGTTAATTCTCGAGAGCTTACACATTGTGCTGTCCATGGAAGAGGATTTGGAAATTGTCGGTTTAGCCAAAAATGGAGAAGAAGCCCTAAAGGGCTGCGAGCAGTTTAAACCGGATATAGTGTTGATGGATGTCAACATGCCCGTCATGGACGGCGTCGCCGCAACGGCCCTGATTAAAGAGCGAATGCCGGCAACCAAAGTCATCATGCTGACCTCCTATAAAGAAGTAGAATATGTGTTAGCGGCGTTAAGCCATGGAGCGGAAGGTTATCTCCTCAAAGCCATTCATCCAAGAGACCTGGCGGCAGGCATACGGGTGGTTCAGGCGGGAGGGACTCTAATCACGCAGGAGATGGCGAGAAAAATGATCAAAAGTATGAACAATGGCCCCGCCACGATAAGTAATGAATACGGGCTGAGCGCTCGTGAAATTGAAGTGCTGCATAAGCTGGCTTCTGGCTTGCGCAATCAAGACATTGCTGAGGCGCTGTTTCTAAGTGAAGGAACGGTTAAAAATTACATCTCAACGATTTATTCGAAGCTTAATGTGAGGGGAAGGCGGGAGGCTATTCGTAAAGCCCGAGATTCAGGATTCATGGATCACTAAGAAGCCGATACCCAAGAAGCTGGCAACTTATAATAGTCGCCAGCTTTTTGAGCATGTTCATATGACCAAATCATGACCAAAGCGTACTTTCTCTTTATGACTTTTTCAGCCTATACTCATGTCTATCAAGTAATAGAGGAGGCTGAGCAGGACATGAAGAAAATGTCTGCACTTAAAGAGAAGCAGCATATTGGTGGGGAAATAAGTAAATGGAATCTATTTTGGCGCTTTCCAATCGTCTGGATGATTGTGGGGACCATCGGCATTATTCTTGCGGATGCTCTATTCCGGCCATTAGCAGAGCAAGCACGGGGAGTTGCTTCTCTTCTTTTGACACTAACGGCTGGGATTGTGGCCATCATCGTCTATAGGCTGACGATGAAATACCTGGCTCGTCGGTCAATTCCTGAGATTACAAGAAAACACGCAGGAATTGAAGCTGGCATGGGACTACTAACTGGAGCCATTTTTATTACAGTGTCCACTTCTATTATTGTTGCTGCGGGAGGTTATTCCTTTCAGTGGGCGAGTACTGCGGACACGGGTTCTGTTCTAATATCCTCAGTTACACCAGCTTTAAGCGCAGCTATTATTGAGGAGCTTATCTTTCGCGGGCTTATGCTTCAAGCAATTAGTAAGTTGGCGGGAAACGGGGTCGCACTTGCTATAACCTCACTATTCTTTGGAGTAGCCCATCTTGGGAATACAGGGGCAACCCTATGGAGCGCGTTTGCCATTACCATAGAAGCAGGTATTCTGCTTGGAGCCGCATTCTTGTGGCGACGGAACCTATGGTTTGCCATGGGGCTGCATTTTGCCTGGAATGCACTTGAGGCTTTACTTGGTATTCCTGTTTCCGGACACTCTTCAGCGGGTCTGTTTACTGTGAAAGTGAACGGTGCAGCCATTCTCACAGGGGGAGATTTTGGACTCGAGGGCTCTATCGTTCCGGTTATGATCAGCCTTCTGATTGCCATTCCCATGCTGATTGGCGCTGCACGGAATCGGGTATCGTCGTCTGAAAAGCCTTATATTTAATATCTCAACTTTCGCACCTCTCGATCAACTACCCGACAATTGTTTTTTCACGTTACATCAAGGCATATCTGCCTATTTCATGTTGCGAAAGTTGAGTTAATAAAACTACTCTTGTTAATGAGGTGAGATTATCAAAAAGGTAAGAAGGATGTTGGTATATTCGGGGGCAGCTATTATATTGCTTGTTGGGTTAGCGTTGTTTTTTCCCACTTGGACTCCCAAGATAGAGGGCAAAAACAGCATAAGCATACTTGAGCAAGTCGAAATTAATGGCACAGGTCATGAACTTCTGATACGAGGTCAGGATAAGAGCAATCCGATTGTTATTTTTGTACACGGAGGTCCGGCGGTTTCAGAAATCCCCTATGCCACCAAGTACCAAGACCTGCTGGAGAAGGACTTTACGGTTGTCCGATATGACCAACGAGCCAGCGGAAAATCTTATCACTTTGGAGAGGACTATTCCAATCTTTCGACGGATCTATTAGTGGAGGATTTATTGATTTTGACGGATTACATTTCGGCTCGTTTGAATCAAGAGAAGGTCATCCTCGTGGGACATTCCTCCGGAACGTATATTGGCATACAGGCGGCACAGCAAGCTCCTGATAAATACGAAGCCTATATTGGCATCGGACAGGTGTCTAGTATTGTTGATAGCGAATGGGATAGTATGAATTATGTGATTGATCAAGCGAAACAAAGCGGTAATACGACCGACGTTCAATATTTGCAAGGGTTAACCGAACAAGTCCGAAACGGCACTGCGTTAGTACCTCGCCAATATGTTCACAAATATGGAGGTGCCGCAAGACTGATCGATGCTGAGGCGGATATGGAACATGGGTTATGGTTTG
This window harbors:
- a CDS encoding type II CAAX endopeptidase family protein, whose amino-acid sequence is MTKAYFLFMTFSAYTHVYQVIEEAEQDMKKMSALKEKQHIGGEISKWNLFWRFPIVWMIVGTIGIILADALFRPLAEQARGVASLLLTLTAGIVAIIVYRLTMKYLARRSIPEITRKHAGIEAGMGLLTGAIFITVSTSIIVAAGGYSFQWASTADTGSVLISSVTPALSAAIIEELIFRGLMLQAISKLAGNGVALAITSLFFGVAHLGNTGATLWSAFAITIEAGILLGAAFLWRRNLWFAMGLHFAWNALEALLGIPVSGHSSAGLFTVKVNGAAILTGGDFGLEGSIVPVMISLLIAIPMLIGAARNRVSSSEKPYI
- a CDS encoding TetR/AcrR family transcriptional regulator produces the protein MGRNREFDVDQALDAALCVFWRKGYEGASYTDLTQATGVERPALYSAFGNKEALFLRVIERYYERYHDFFLAALELPTSREVVAHIFRGSAELQTRYPDHKGCLYVHGGLAGSDDAEPIRRALIDARAKGEASLRDRFERAKQEGDLPETANCAVLAAFVMAVLHGMAVQAKAGFSRNMLEAVAEQALSSWPTSNSSSRKSS
- a CDS encoding response regulator transcription factor, translating into MVKIKVLLADDQELILESLHIVLSMEEDLEIVGLAKNGEEALKGCEQFKPDIVLMDVNMPVMDGVAATALIKERMPATKVIMLTSYKEVEYVLAALSHGAEGYLLKAIHPRDLAAGIRVVQAGGTLITQEMARKMIKSMNNGPATISNEYGLSAREIEVLHKLASGLRNQDIAEALFLSEGTVKNYISTIYSKLNVRGRREAIRKARDSGFMDH
- a CDS encoding sensor histidine kinase, with the translated sequence MDWGIFALRLYHYILLLFRVLAGSEFSTRTLFNVIWLSIALVVPLLFWFPGRRMNKVWFCILELLLGGSYYVNSVIHPDLTSKADYLLPSLTMGYLLTKQTLWIIPAVTLIPFTFQSYLRLSWEQTISIGTDNLLFCFIGIWASFVANAYYQKNELVAEVEQQNKLLTHYAAEIEKMTLLEERNRMSKELHDTLGHSFISLILSLDASIALMDSKPAEAKDRLIRLRALAETNLDDMRNIVHEMGEEEESSLIRQVESLAVRFREHTGTALTLSLPETERSIRFEVRQAVLRVIQESFTNALKHGKASQLHLELTFFESHLQLTVQNNGTPIDKLHYGFGLTTMKHRVERLGGSLHLSSGKGIPMITKVRCEIPLKGVMPHGED
- a CDS encoding CPBP family glutamic-type intramembrane protease, producing the protein MKKWMNREFEKDVHYSKGLTVVFLGWASMVIGLFTATLIGQQIEQAGGPIWVSQITRGLVVSIIVVSLVFWIQRRYRIQLRLIPLSGAGMFHLVGGAVLPLLLVVCGFIAASQLKWIDIVEWHFSLQLFFSIFVNVCFAFLYEALPEELTMRGLVYSGLRAKLPAFLAYVGQLLLFVSVPVTVNLLQQLIGMEPGVVINTDYVILLLAFGTVLQLLRSVTDSLWASIGFHLGYLEISRFMVAQNDLRLLTYSERYEGTGNLFILFTMVILGGILAVGALYLWQRARRKKAEP
- a CDS encoding SDR family oxidoreductase — encoded protein: MSTNEGRFSGEVALITGASRGMGAEIAKKLAAGGAEFIGIHYASNRDAALKVVEEIKALGSKAVALEAELTTGISGVKKLWAAFEDAVRSEIGSVQLDILINNAGIAPSIPFEETSIETFEDVINVNLKAPYFLTQAASPFIRNGGRIINISTGFTRVAGPAHSIYSASKGAIETLTLALAPLFASKGITVNAVRPGITATDMNKDWLANPEAHAEAASMSAFGRVGTTKDVADVVAFLASEEARWITGQFIDATGGTRL
- a CDS encoding alpha/beta hydrolase, encoding MKKVRRMLVYSGAAIILLVGLALFFPTWTPKIEGKNSISILEQVEINGTGHELLIRGQDKSNPIVIFVHGGPAVSEIPYATKYQDLLEKDFTVVRYDQRASGKSYHFGEDYSNLSTDLLVEDLLILTDYISARLNQEKVILVGHSSGTYIGIQAAQQAPDKYEAYIGIGQVSSIVDSEWDSMNYVIDQAKQSGNTTDVQYLQGLTEQVRNGTALVPRQYVHKYGGAARLIDAEADMEHGLWFGPEYNLLDRIRYNRGAAYSQGILIRQALAEPLPTIVTKLEIPVYFLMGQYDYMTSAKSAKAYFDQIEASSKEFIIYEQSAHYPQFEEKETFSKWMVDSFVQQ